Proteins encoded together in one Streptomyces sp. B1I3 window:
- a CDS encoding TetR/AcrR family transcriptional regulator C-terminal domain-containing protein: MTTEAPYLRIAGELRRRIVSGELSPGDRVPSTRRITKEWGVAMATATKALATLNQEGLVRAVPGVGTVVAEHVRERGGPTSRRGLDRGRIVGAAIALVDAEGLAALSMRRVATEFGTSTMALYRHVPSKAELIRLMSEAVFGGAPAGPPPVGWRPRLEREARWLWSQYEQHPWLARAMAALTRPLASPHAMRYTERVLSALKGLGLTPAQMLHVHLTLLGFAQGIAMAVELESQARQDTGMTAEEWMESVEPRMEAIQTAAAYPVLSTLFGEDGFELELDALFEFGLARVLDGVEVLVSGVPGERPS, encoded by the coding sequence GTGACCACCGAAGCGCCCTACCTCCGGATCGCCGGCGAGCTCCGGCGCCGGATCGTCTCCGGCGAGCTGTCCCCCGGCGACCGCGTCCCCTCCACCCGGCGCATCACGAAGGAGTGGGGGGTGGCGATGGCGACCGCGACGAAGGCGCTCGCCACACTCAACCAGGAGGGCCTGGTGCGGGCGGTCCCCGGTGTGGGCACGGTGGTCGCGGAGCACGTGCGCGAACGCGGCGGTCCGACTTCCCGCCGGGGCCTCGACCGCGGGCGCATCGTCGGCGCGGCGATCGCGCTCGTCGACGCGGAGGGGCTGGCGGCACTCTCGATGCGGCGGGTGGCGACCGAGTTCGGCACGTCCACCATGGCCCTGTACCGCCACGTCCCGAGCAAGGCGGAACTCATCCGGCTGATGTCGGAGGCGGTGTTCGGCGGAGCACCCGCCGGCCCACCGCCGGTCGGCTGGCGGCCGCGGCTGGAACGGGAGGCGCGCTGGCTGTGGAGCCAGTACGAACAACACCCCTGGCTGGCACGGGCCATGGCCGCCCTGACCCGGCCACTGGCCTCCCCGCACGCGATGCGGTACACGGAGAGGGTGCTCAGCGCCCTGAAGGGCCTCGGCCTCACCCCCGCCCAGATGCTCCACGTCCACCTCACGCTGCTCGGGTTCGCGCAGGGCATCGCGATGGCCGTCGAGCTGGAGTCGCAGGCCCGGCAGGACACCGGAATGACGGCCGAGGAGTGGATGGAGTCCGTCGAGCCCCGGATGGAGGCGATCCAGACGGCCGCCGCCTACCCGGTCCTGTCCACGCTGTTCGGCGAGGACGGCTTCGAGCTGGAACTGGACGCCCTCTTCGAGTTCGGCCTGGCGCGGGTGCTGGACGGGGTGGAGGTGCTGGTGTCGGGGGTTCCGGGCGAGCGGCCGTCGTGA
- a CDS encoding MFS transporter, translating into MLPLLLVSMDVSVLYFAIPYISQDLEPSATQQLWILDMYGFVLAGLLITMGALGDRIGRRTLVLVGAAVFGSASVAAAYADSAGLLIAVRALLGIGGAALMPSTLALIRNLFHDEKQRGKAVTIWTAVMTTGISLGPVVSGLLLEHFWWGSVFLINLPAMVLLIVLVPFLVPESTSPVRGRFDLPSALLSLGSLLPVIYGVKEWARHGYAPLPALAIGAGLLMGLVFVRRQGRLTHPMIDLALVGRRTFGGPVLANMLAMFATVGMAVFFTQYLQSVLSQSPLTAALWSLVPAVGVAVMAPTGAVLARRTDRAYVMGGGFLVSACGFLWLSTVQADSPLWLVLAGGSVYAGGLVASMTLANELALGAAPPERAGSAAAVLEAGQELGGALGMAILGSVGAAVYSRDMSDSLPAGVPDADAVRETLGGAAAVAADLPAATADAVLTAAREAFTHGMGAAAVGAAVVMAAAGVFSVGLLHGAGTTDHPVQAAPPAAEREGAPLVRP; encoded by the coding sequence ATGCTGCCGCTGCTCCTCGTCTCGATGGACGTGTCGGTCCTCTACTTCGCGATTCCGTACATCAGTCAGGACCTGGAGCCCAGCGCCACCCAGCAGTTGTGGATCCTCGACATGTACGGCTTCGTCCTCGCCGGCCTGCTCATCACGATGGGGGCGCTCGGCGACCGGATCGGGCGGCGGACGCTGGTCCTCGTCGGCGCCGCGGTCTTCGGTTCCGCCTCGGTGGCCGCCGCGTACGCGGACTCGGCCGGGCTGCTCATCGCCGTGCGCGCGCTCCTCGGTATCGGCGGCGCCGCCCTCATGCCCTCGACCCTCGCCCTGATCCGCAACCTCTTCCACGACGAGAAGCAGCGGGGGAAGGCGGTGACCATCTGGACGGCCGTCATGACCACCGGTATCTCGCTGGGCCCGGTCGTCAGCGGACTGCTGCTCGAACACTTCTGGTGGGGTTCGGTGTTTTTGATCAACCTGCCCGCCATGGTGCTGCTGATCGTGCTCGTGCCCTTCCTGGTGCCCGAGTCCACGTCGCCGGTCCGCGGCCGCTTCGACCTGCCGAGCGCCCTGCTCTCGCTGGGCTCGCTCCTCCCGGTCATCTACGGCGTCAAGGAATGGGCCAGGCACGGTTACGCGCCGCTGCCCGCGCTCGCCATCGGCGCGGGGCTGCTGATGGGCCTCGTGTTCGTCCGCCGCCAGGGGCGCCTCACCCACCCGATGATCGACCTCGCACTCGTCGGCAGGCGGACCTTCGGCGGGCCGGTGCTCGCCAACATGCTCGCCATGTTCGCGACCGTCGGCATGGCCGTCTTCTTCACCCAGTACCTGCAGTCCGTGCTCAGTCAGAGCCCTCTGACCGCCGCCCTGTGGAGCCTGGTCCCGGCCGTGGGCGTCGCCGTCATGGCACCCACCGGAGCGGTCCTCGCCCGGCGCACCGACCGCGCATACGTCATGGGTGGCGGCTTCCTCGTCTCCGCCTGCGGCTTCCTGTGGCTGTCCACGGTGCAGGCCGACTCGCCACTCTGGCTTGTCCTCGCGGGCGGCTCGGTCTACGCGGGCGGTCTCGTCGCCTCCATGACCCTCGCCAACGAACTCGCGCTGGGCGCCGCCCCGCCCGAGCGCGCGGGCTCGGCCGCCGCCGTACTCGAAGCGGGCCAGGAGCTGGGCGGCGCGCTCGGCATGGCCATCCTCGGCTCGGTCGGAGCGGCGGTCTACAGCCGGGACATGTCCGACTCCCTGCCCGCCGGCGTGCCGGACGCCGACGCCGTACGCGAGACCCTCGGCGGGGCGGCGGCGGTGGCGGCCGACCTCCCGGCCGCCACGGCGGACGCCGTACTGACCGCCGCGCGCGAGGCGTTCACCCACGGCATGGGTGCGGCGGCGGTGGGGGCGGCCGTCGTCATGGCCGCTGCGGGAGTCTTCTCCGTCGGCCTCCTGCACGGGGCGGGCACGACGGACCATCCCGTACAGGCCGCACCCCCGGCCGCCGAGCGGGAAGGCGCACCTCTCGTGCGACCCTGA
- a CDS encoding DUF4287 domain-containing protein: MADAVKGPASYFPSIEKKYGRPIAEWKDLIRTSPLTKHMELVSWLKTDHALGHGHANALVAHTLAEDSGK; the protein is encoded by the coding sequence ATGGCCGACGCAGTGAAGGGCCCCGCGAGCTACTTCCCCTCGATCGAGAAGAAGTACGGCCGCCCGATCGCGGAGTGGAAGGACCTCATCCGCACCTCGCCCCTGACCAAGCACATGGAGCTCGTCTCCTGGCTCAAGACCGACCACGCGCTGGGCCACGGTCACGCCAACGCCCTGGTCGCGCACACGCTCGCCGAAGACAGCGGGAAGTAG
- a CDS encoding caspase family protein: MPPYNARGEENRAKRHRAVLVGVERYTGNRNSLPAVAANLRLMREALTAEGTGVLAPDDIVVVAGERGPTGDAPGGVDPLRVRAALSAARDEVTGLLVVYFAGHGIVRPDGSDLNLMFTDSRVSRDRHHPFVDTLSWRDDVMPELRNARADWVVVILDCCFAGNALSAFAPAAGQNFALLTAAEPGVEIPPGDPATGTEFTAALHRLLTAGTHDREPATFTGVVAGIREEMAPLKAIDGHPWIPDELRHGDDVVLALARDRELMPPPPDPHPNPLPTHTPTPNPTPTATPTPAPTHTRTPLPAPQPAPGPKPPGRKWPPAPARVRRLLPALPRRLTRTTALALAGVVALAGAGAWFLLAPGSGGKCAPPLELRVLTDPDIRPTVQRAADAYPNQRRHGGRDCRTVNLTVYDAKATDAVAAFRSSSLWQEPPAACPAPGDCPRPQRDVGAQPDIWIPAAGSTWQRATDEEEGGGSAAASAPAGATGTDAHGDVGDSAVTLEPLGSVAFTPMVLAVPYTMPLAPSLQTGAPLGTVISALRAAQKQPIAILRPDPEGTDGALLSTRALYASAATGPASALEQDMAQELRPMPSTARELMCALADGSRNSLEDRAAVLVPEQTLAQFNLSAGNAARPSCATESLERRTAQYPSDIPMLDLPFLRVTWDDADRDAVARRNAVTDFHDWLVTDPDAQRFFTDDGFRGVDGKGRPAPPAENSLLRTGVNESAVKEEIPATGAGTGTITPASLYDVLRRYRSALGPGRVLYLLDNSTSMADKRVWDGPGRAKELVTRSMSALGTRDEYGVWSMAVEEGAKATDVVPFGRHTRAAASGAAAAAATADHDARIAEALHDAFATLRGGSADEEQPRLLVLVTDDEDTADIGKKERDALLAEASGAPLVRIVSVSLQNGGCSAGRLGERLAGTSGGRCLDPADDIATELAAEVAKAGTGDAE; encoded by the coding sequence GTGCCGCCGTACAACGCGCGCGGCGAGGAGAACAGGGCGAAGCGGCACCGAGCCGTGCTCGTCGGGGTCGAGCGCTACACGGGCAACCGGAACAGCCTCCCGGCCGTCGCCGCGAACCTGCGCCTGATGCGGGAAGCCCTGACCGCCGAAGGCACCGGGGTGCTGGCCCCGGACGACATCGTGGTCGTCGCGGGGGAGCGGGGCCCGACGGGGGACGCTCCGGGCGGGGTGGACCCGCTCCGCGTCCGGGCGGCGCTGAGCGCTGCCCGGGACGAGGTCACCGGGCTGCTGGTGGTCTACTTCGCCGGGCACGGCATCGTGCGTCCCGACGGCAGCGACCTCAACCTGATGTTCACCGACTCCCGCGTCTCCCGGGACCGGCACCATCCCTTCGTGGACACGCTGTCCTGGCGCGACGACGTCATGCCCGAGCTGCGCAACGCCCGCGCGGACTGGGTGGTCGTCATCCTCGACTGCTGCTTCGCGGGCAACGCCCTCTCGGCCTTCGCCCCGGCGGCCGGGCAGAACTTCGCCCTGCTGACGGCCGCGGAACCGGGCGTGGAGATCCCGCCCGGCGACCCGGCCACCGGTACGGAGTTCACGGCCGCCCTGCACCGCCTGCTGACCGCCGGCACGCACGACCGTGAGCCGGCCACCTTCACCGGTGTCGTCGCCGGGATACGGGAGGAGATGGCACCGCTCAAGGCCATCGACGGGCACCCATGGATACCGGACGAGCTCCGGCACGGCGACGACGTGGTGCTCGCCCTCGCGCGGGACCGAGAGCTCATGCCCCCTCCGCCGGACCCGCACCCGAACCCCCTTCCGACGCACACGCCGACCCCGAACCCCACGCCGACCGCTACCCCGACCCCGGCCCCGACGCACACCCGGACCCCCCTGCCCGCCCCGCAGCCGGCCCCCGGGCCGAAGCCCCCGGGCCGGAAGTGGCCCCCGGCTCCCGCCCGCGTACGCAGGTTGCTCCCCGCCCTGCCCCGCCGCCTGACCCGTACGACCGCCCTCGCCCTCGCGGGCGTGGTGGCCCTCGCCGGGGCCGGTGCCTGGTTCCTGCTGGCGCCCGGGTCCGGCGGGAAGTGCGCGCCGCCCCTGGAACTGCGCGTGCTCACCGACCCCGACATCCGGCCCACCGTGCAGAGGGCCGCCGACGCCTACCCGAACCAGCGACGGCACGGCGGCCGCGACTGCCGGACCGTCAACCTCACCGTCTACGACGCCAAGGCCACCGATGCCGTGGCGGCCTTCCGGTCCTCCTCCCTCTGGCAGGAGCCCCCGGCCGCCTGCCCGGCACCCGGCGACTGCCCGCGGCCCCAGCGGGACGTCGGCGCCCAGCCCGACATCTGGATCCCCGCCGCCGGGAGTACGTGGCAGCGGGCGACGGACGAGGAGGAGGGCGGCGGCAGCGCCGCGGCCTCCGCCCCGGCCGGGGCCACCGGCACCGACGCGCACGGGGACGTGGGGGACAGCGCCGTGACGCTCGAACCGCTGGGCTCCGTCGCCTTCACGCCGATGGTTCTCGCCGTGCCGTACACCATGCCCCTCGCGCCGTCCCTGCAGACCGGAGCTCCCCTCGGCACGGTCATCTCCGCGCTGAGAGCCGCACAGAAGCAGCCGATCGCGATCCTGCGGCCCGACCCGGAGGGTACGGACGGAGCCCTGCTGTCGACGCGTGCGCTCTACGCGTCCGCGGCCACCGGACCCGCCTCCGCCCTCGAACAGGACATGGCGCAGGAACTGCGGCCCATGCCCTCCACCGCGAGGGAACTGATGTGCGCGCTGGCCGACGGCTCCCGCAACAGCCTGGAGGACCGGGCCGCCGTGCTGGTCCCCGAGCAGACCCTGGCCCAGTTCAACCTGTCCGCGGGGAACGCGGCCCGCCCGTCCTGTGCGACCGAGAGCCTGGAGCGCCGCACCGCCCAGTACCCGTCCGACATACCCATGCTGGACCTGCCGTTCCTCCGGGTCACCTGGGACGACGCCGACCGGGACGCCGTGGCGCGCAGGAACGCCGTGACGGACTTCCACGACTGGCTGGTCACGGACCCGGATGCCCAGAGGTTCTTCACGGACGACGGCTTCCGGGGTGTCGACGGGAAGGGCCGTCCCGCTCCGCCGGCCGAGAACTCCCTGCTGCGGACCGGTGTGAACGAGTCGGCGGTGAAGGAGGAGATCCCGGCGACCGGAGCGGGCACCGGCACGATCACGCCCGCATCGCTGTACGACGTCCTGCGCCGCTACCGGTCCGCCCTCGGGCCCGGACGGGTGCTGTACCTCCTGGACAACTCGACATCGATGGCCGACAAACGGGTCTGGGACGGCCCCGGGCGGGCCAAGGAACTGGTGACACGTTCGATGAGCGCGCTCGGTACCAGGGACGAGTACGGCGTGTGGTCGATGGCCGTCGAGGAGGGGGCGAAGGCCACGGACGTCGTGCCCTTCGGGCGCCACACCCGCGCCGCCGCGTCCGGGGCCGCCGCCGCCGCGGCGACCGCCGACCACGACGCCCGCATCGCGGAGGCCCTGCACGACGCGTTCGCCACCCTGCGCGGCGGGAGCGCGGACGAGGAGCAGCCGCGGCTCCTGGTCCTGGTCACCGACGACGAGGACACCGCGGACATCGGGAAGAAGGAGCGCGACGCGCTGCTCGCCGAGGCGAGCGGCGCCCCGCTCGTACGGATCGTGTCGGTATCGCTGCAGAACGGCGGCTGCTCAGCCGGCCGGTTAGGCGAGCGGCTCGCCGGGACGAGCGGCGGGCGCTGCCTCGACCCGGCCGACGACATCGCGACCGAGCTGGCCGCCGAGGTCGCCAAGGCCGGTACGGGGGACGCGGAATGA
- a CDS encoding extracellular solute-binding protein: MTPAVRGPARRTARATVALGCLLTLVSAGCTGGPDGTSGPDPQDQAAEGPIVVASGLDVTGSGGVRQQLIEEWNRQHAGKPAQQAKLVELPGGADQQRSQLLGALQSGSAHYDVVNLDITWIPEFAEAGLISPMPEAETDSEADNDLDFMKRVHATTLWNGHSYARPFNTDVGLLYYRPDLLTKAGIPTSRRPTAVWTWDDLYASVKTLGLSPDRPDDQAGWTTQLKQYEGLTANTVEAFESAGVQIADNQGRYKATAGQLKKGLDELLDRTGRGRVRPAALSSDETASLTDFAAGRAVFLRHWPYGYGAMRNLLEPDQYTVNRLPGKSVLGGQNLAVTADSPRGDDARELITFLTSQQSESCLFDAGFAATRASVYNRTAEPCWPGVAAALRPAGDAPKAAATGGEGTPKEQGEAERDAYARTLSAALNEAVQRPRTPYYGAFTHVLQSHVHALLATDSPDSGKAATDLDAELRDVFAGR; this comes from the coding sequence ATGACCCCCGCCGTCCGTGGTCCCGCCCGCCGCACGGCCAGGGCCACCGTGGCCCTCGGCTGCCTGCTCACGCTCGTCTCGGCCGGCTGCACGGGCGGGCCCGACGGCACGTCCGGGCCGGACCCGCAGGACCAGGCGGCCGAGGGCCCCATCGTCGTCGCCAGCGGGCTGGACGTGACCGGCTCCGGAGGCGTGCGCCAACAGCTCATAGAGGAGTGGAACCGGCAGCACGCCGGGAAACCGGCCCAGCAGGCCAAGCTCGTGGAACTGCCCGGCGGCGCCGACCAGCAGCGCAGCCAGCTCCTCGGCGCCCTCCAGTCCGGCAGCGCCCACTACGACGTGGTCAACCTCGACATCACCTGGATCCCCGAATTCGCCGAAGCCGGGCTCATCAGCCCGATGCCCGAGGCCGAGACGGACAGCGAGGCCGACAACGACCTCGACTTCATGAAGCGCGTGCACGCGACGACCCTCTGGAACGGCCACTCCTACGCGCGCCCGTTCAACACGGACGTCGGTCTCCTCTACTACCGCCCCGACCTGCTGACGAAGGCCGGCATCCCCACGAGCCGCCGTCCCACGGCGGTATGGACGTGGGACGACCTGTACGCCTCCGTCAAGACGCTCGGGCTGAGCCCCGACCGCCCGGACGACCAGGCGGGCTGGACCACCCAGCTGAAACAGTACGAAGGGCTGACGGCCAACACCGTCGAGGCGTTCGAATCCGCGGGCGTCCAGATCGCCGACAACCAGGGGCGTTACAAGGCGACTGCCGGGCAGCTCAAGAAGGGACTCGACGAACTCCTCGACCGCACCGGCCGCGGCCGGGTCCGGCCCGCCGCGCTCAGCTCGGACGAGACGGCGTCGCTCACCGACTTCGCCGCAGGACGCGCCGTCTTCCTGCGGCACTGGCCCTACGGGTACGGGGCGATGCGGAATCTGCTGGAGCCGGACCAGTACACGGTGAACCGGCTGCCGGGGAAGTCCGTACTCGGAGGACAGAACCTCGCCGTCACCGCGGACTCCCCGCGCGGCGACGACGCACGCGAACTCATCACCTTCCTGACCTCGCAGCAGAGCGAGAGCTGCCTGTTCGACGCGGGCTTCGCCGCGACCCGCGCCTCCGTGTACAACCGCACCGCCGAGCCCTGCTGGCCCGGCGTGGCCGCCGCGCTCCGGCCGGCCGGCGACGCCCCGAAGGCGGCGGCCACCGGGGGCGAGGGGACCCCGAAGGAACAGGGGGAGGCCGAGCGGGACGCGTACGCCCGGACGCTGAGCGCGGCTCTGAACGAGGCGGTACAGCGCCCGCGCACGCCCTACTACGGCGCCTTCACCCACGTACTGCAGTCGCATGTGCACGCCCTGCTGGCCACGGACTCGCCGGACAGCGGCAAGGCCGCCACCGATCTCGACGCCGAGCTGCGGGACGTGTTCGCGGGCAGGTGA
- a CDS encoding SEC-C domain-containing protein — MRPDTPADHITEAERLLRTAARYPEDQEPLFLQAAAHLELAGERARATTLYDELLGSSGTEIENPHLVKALKAANLWEYGHEAEARAIIDGIRTASPAEAAPWEIAAETLEAHDELEPAHDFFSTALTLLITPGEEVPYATQSLLTGRHRVRRLMGVSHDAWDELADTLHTAAVPLDELHDPKRLWSLGSSDPGELRAEITRLRAELGTYRTALSRPFPVAVLHWPEDELRELLTNYPELAQEYNSHADHLARLEAALRDLHATGTPNLGLVTGTVPSYEAFAASEAASPSDPDLLPQYATTLAARGRAVPWPPARSAGCWCGSGRTYRECHGAA, encoded by the coding sequence ATGCGCCCCGACACGCCTGCCGACCACATCACCGAAGCCGAGCGCCTGCTGCGCACCGCGGCGCGGTACCCCGAGGACCAGGAGCCGCTGTTCCTCCAGGCCGCGGCCCATCTGGAGCTCGCCGGTGAGCGCGCCCGCGCCACCACCCTCTACGACGAGCTGCTCGGATCGTCCGGTACGGAGATCGAGAACCCGCACCTGGTGAAAGCGCTCAAGGCCGCCAATCTCTGGGAGTACGGCCACGAGGCGGAGGCCCGCGCGATCATCGACGGCATCCGCACCGCGAGCCCCGCCGAGGCGGCCCCGTGGGAGATCGCCGCGGAGACCCTCGAGGCCCACGACGAGCTGGAGCCGGCCCACGACTTCTTCTCGACCGCCCTGACCCTGCTGATCACCCCCGGGGAGGAAGTCCCCTACGCCACCCAGTCGTTGCTGACCGGGCGGCACCGGGTGCGCAGGCTGATGGGCGTCTCCCACGACGCGTGGGACGAGCTCGCCGACACCCTGCACACGGCCGCCGTCCCTCTCGACGAGCTGCACGACCCGAAGCGGCTGTGGTCCCTGGGCTCCTCCGACCCGGGCGAGCTGAGGGCCGAGATCACCCGCCTCCGCGCCGAACTGGGCACCTACCGCACGGCGTTGTCCCGGCCGTTCCCCGTGGCGGTCCTGCACTGGCCCGAGGACGAGCTGCGCGAGCTCCTCACCAACTATCCGGAGCTGGCACAGGAGTACAACTCCCACGCGGACCATCTGGCGCGGCTGGAGGCGGCGTTGCGGGATCTGCACGCCACGGGCACGCCGAATCTCGGCCTCGTCACGGGCACGGTCCCTTCGTACGAGGCGTTCGCCGCGTCGGAGGCCGCCTCCCCCTCCGACCCGGACCTGCTCCCCCAGTACGCCACCACGCTCGCGGCCCGCGGCCGTGCCGTCCCGTGGCCACCCGCACGCAGTGCGGGGTGCTGGTGCGGTTCCGGGCGCACCTACCGGGAGTGCCACGGAGCGGCCTGA
- a CDS encoding DUF6412 domain-containing protein, whose protein sequence is MNDDTNRARRAFARLLRPAAFLVLFLTEVLLAEGGSLSAAVALAATAAAGSALLVCSVISARCAAPVPRTRVRTAMRDREERTAFLPQRDPDARGRTRPRAPGAALLAAA, encoded by the coding sequence ATGAACGACGACACGAACCGTGCACGCCGCGCCTTCGCCCGCCTGCTGCGGCCCGCCGCCTTCCTCGTCCTCTTCCTCACCGAGGTCCTGCTCGCCGAAGGCGGCAGCCTCTCCGCCGCCGTCGCGCTCGCCGCCACCGCGGCCGCCGGATCGGCGCTCCTCGTCTGCTCCGTCATCAGCGCCCGCTGCGCCGCCCCCGTGCCCCGCACGCGGGTGCGCACCGCGATGCGCGACCGGGAGGAACGCACCGCCTTCCTTCCGCAACGGGATCCCGACGCAAGGGGCCGTACCAGGCCCCGGGCCCCCGGGGCCGCCCTCCTGGCGGCCGCGTAG
- a CDS encoding YidC/Oxa1 family membrane protein insertase encodes MSAFMSAFASLVGSLADLLQPFFQSASTAAAIVLFTALVRLAVHPLSRAAARGQKARTKLQPQIAALRKKHAKNPERMQKALMELHAEEKVSPLSGCLPSLLQMPAFFLLYHLFSSQRIGGGANSLLGHELLGAPLGERWHQALAHGGPFGGQGLVYLALFVIVAAVATFNYGRTKRQMAANPVTPATGPDGQPVPGMGAMTKVMPLMSFLTLFSVAYVPLAAALYIVTSTTWTAIERAYLYRDTPATDAALAPAV; translated from the coding sequence ATGTCCGCTTTCATGTCCGCCTTCGCGAGCCTGGTCGGCTCGCTGGCCGATCTGCTCCAGCCCTTCTTCCAGAGTGCGTCGACCGCTGCCGCGATCGTCCTGTTCACCGCGCTCGTACGGCTCGCCGTCCACCCCTTGTCCCGGGCGGCGGCGCGCGGGCAGAAGGCCCGCACCAAGCTCCAGCCGCAGATCGCCGCACTGCGCAAGAAGCACGCCAAGAACCCCGAACGCATGCAGAAGGCGCTCATGGAGCTGCACGCCGAGGAGAAGGTCTCACCCCTCTCCGGCTGCCTGCCGAGCCTGCTCCAGATGCCGGCGTTCTTCCTGCTCTACCACCTCTTCTCCAGCCAGAGGATCGGCGGCGGGGCGAACTCCCTGCTCGGCCACGAACTCCTCGGCGCCCCGCTCGGCGAGCGGTGGCACCAGGCCCTCGCCCACGGCGGGCCGTTCGGGGGGCAGGGGCTGGTCTACCTGGCACTCTTCGTGATCGTCGCCGCCGTCGCCACCTTCAACTACGGACGCACCAAGCGCCAGATGGCCGCCAACCCCGTCACCCCGGCGACCGGCCCGGACGGGCAGCCGGTGCCCGGCATGGGGGCCATGACGAAGGTGATGCCGCTGATGTCCTTCCTCACCCTCTTCTCCGTGGCCTACGTGCCGCTCGCCGCCGCGCTCTACATCGTCACCAGCACCACCTGGACCGCGATCGAGCGCGCCTACCTCTACCGGGACACCCCGGCCACGGACGCCGCACTCGCCCCGGCCGTGTGA
- a CDS encoding fumarylacetoacetate hydrolase family protein, with product MKLLRVGTAGAERPALLDRNGTLRDLSGLVADVDGELLADASALARVREAAQTPDVLPPIDPAGLRIGPPVGRIGKIVCIGLNYHDHAAETGAAIPQEPILFFKAPDTVVGPEDTVLVPRGSRKTDWEVELAVVIGRTARYLDSAEEALGHVAGYATAHDVSEREFQIERGGTWDKGKNCETFNPLGPWLVTADEVPDPQALPLRLWVNGELKQDGTTADQIFPVGEVVRYLSHFMTLYPGDVINTGTPAGVAMGRPEPKPYLRAGDVVELEVEGLGRQRQQLKDA from the coding sequence TTGAAGCTGCTTCGAGTGGGTACGGCGGGCGCGGAGCGCCCCGCACTGCTGGACCGGAACGGGACCCTGCGTGACCTTTCGGGCCTTGTCGCCGACGTCGACGGTGAACTGCTCGCCGACGCCTCGGCACTGGCCCGCGTACGGGAGGCGGCGCAGACACCCGACGTACTCCCGCCGATCGACCCGGCCGGGCTGCGCATCGGCCCGCCGGTCGGCCGGATCGGCAAGATCGTGTGCATCGGGCTGAACTACCACGACCACGCGGCCGAGACCGGCGCCGCGATCCCCCAGGAGCCGATCCTCTTCTTCAAGGCGCCGGACACCGTCGTGGGACCCGAGGACACCGTGCTCGTGCCGCGCGGCAGCCGCAAGACCGACTGGGAGGTCGAGCTCGCCGTCGTCATCGGCCGCACGGCCCGCTACCTGGACTCCGCGGAGGAGGCGCTCGGACACGTCGCGGGATACGCGACGGCGCACGACGTCTCGGAGCGGGAGTTCCAGATCGAGCGTGGCGGCACCTGGGACAAGGGCAAGAACTGCGAGACGTTCAACCCCCTGGGGCCCTGGCTGGTCACCGCCGACGAGGTCCCGGACCCGCAGGCGCTGCCGCTCAGGCTGTGGGTCAACGGGGAGCTGAAGCAGGACGGCACGACGGCCGACCAGATCTTCCCCGTGGGCGAGGTCGTGCGCTACCTCAGCCACTTCATGACGCTGTACCCGGGCGACGTGATCAACACCGGGACGCCCGCCGGTGTGGCCATGGGCCGCCCCGAACCGAAGCCCTACCTGCGGGCCGGGGACGTGGTGGAGCTGGAGGTCGAGGGCCTCGGACGCCAGCGCCAGCAGCTCAAGGACGCGTAA
- a CDS encoding heme-degrading domain-containing protein, which translates to MNPSAPTISELIAQERRLTLPHFGYDDAYALGGLLVALARDRHAPVAIDIRRGAQQLFHAALPGSSADNDAWIDRKRRVVERYGESSYLVGTRFRAKGTTFEESSRLDPDTYAAHGGSFPIAVEGAGVIGSVTVSGLPQAEDHALVVEALEQFATRRTA; encoded by the coding sequence ATGAATCCCAGCGCTCCGACCATCTCCGAGCTGATCGCCCAGGAGCGGCGCCTGACGCTGCCGCACTTCGGCTACGACGACGCCTACGCGCTGGGCGGCCTGCTGGTCGCGCTGGCCCGTGACCGGCACGCCCCGGTCGCGATCGACATCCGGCGGGGTGCCCAGCAGCTGTTCCACGCCGCGCTGCCGGGTTCGAGCGCGGACAACGACGCCTGGATCGACCGCAAGCGCAGGGTGGTGGAGCGCTACGGCGAGAGCTCCTACCTGGTGGGCACACGGTTCCGGGCGAAGGGCACGACCTTCGAGGAGTCCTCGCGGCTGGACCCGGACACGTACGCCGCGCACGGCGGCTCGTTCCCGATCGCGGTGGAGGGTGCCGGCGTGATCGGCTCGGTCACGGTGTCCGGTCTGCCGCAGGCCGAGGACCACGCGCTGGTCGTGGAGGCGCTGGAGCAGTTCGCCACCCGCCGCACCGCCTGA